Proteins from one Synechococcales cyanobacterium T60_A2020_003 genomic window:
- a CDS encoding ATP-binding cassette domain-containing protein, which yields MVAAIALENVHKVYNNVCVVNDLSLTIQPGEVFGLLGPNGAGKSTTIRMVTTLTRPTQGDIVVAGFDVVRQPFGVRQQIGVVLQQTSVDMDLTVWENMEFHGRMHHIPNPERQRAI from the coding sequence ATGGTCGCTGCGATCGCCCTTGAGAACGTCCACAAAGTCTATAACAACGTCTGCGTCGTCAATGATCTGTCGCTGACGATCCAGCCCGGTGAAGTGTTTGGGCTACTGGGGCCGAACGGAGCAGGCAAGTCCACCACAATCCGGATGGTGACAACCCTCACCCGTCCCACCCAGGGCGACATTGTGGTGGCGGGATTCGATGTCGTGCGGCAGCCGTTTGGCGTCCGGCAGCAAATCGGGGTAGTGTTGCAGCAAACCAGCGTGGATATGGATCTCACGGTCTGGGAAAATATGGAGTTTCATGGGCGGATGCACCATATCCCCAATCCCGAACGACAGCGGGCAATTCA
- a CDS encoding glycerophosphodiester phosphodiesterase codes for MQTWNRRKPIVIAHRGASGYRPEHTLESYALAIALGCDYIEPDLVITRDGVLIARHENELSDTTDVGDRPEFADRRTTKVIDGVVRTGWFAEDFTLAEIKTLRARERLPFRDQSFNGQFEIPTLSEIIDLAQHASTTPGRTIGIYPETKHPSYFQSIGLPLEPPLLKLLAHYGYTERDSPVILQSFETRNLQQLRSLTNVPLIQLIAEPTVMQVDTQRSYADLITTDGLRAIAQYANGIGVDKRLIVPVNPANPDLLLPPTSLINDAHTAGLWVHPYTFRSDPAFLHPAYNGDPTAEYRQFFELGIDGVFSDFTDQAVAVRDR; via the coding sequence ATGCAAACCTGGAACAGACGGAAACCCATCGTCATTGCCCATCGGGGTGCGAGCGGATATCGTCCAGAGCATACGTTGGAGAGTTATGCCCTAGCGATCGCCCTGGGTTGTGACTACATCGAACCGGACTTGGTGATTACCCGCGATGGTGTGCTGATCGCTCGGCATGAAAACGAGCTGTCCGATACAACTGATGTGGGCGATCGCCCGGAATTTGCAGACCGCAGGACGACGAAAGTGATTGATGGCGTTGTACGAACAGGCTGGTTTGCCGAAGACTTTACCTTGGCAGAAATCAAAACTCTACGTGCCCGTGAACGGTTGCCATTTCGCGATCAGTCTTTTAATGGACAGTTTGAAATTCCCACGCTCTCTGAAATTATCGATCTAGCCCAGCACGCTAGCACAACCCCAGGCCGTACCATCGGCATCTATCCCGAAACCAAGCACCCCAGCTATTTTCAATCGATTGGGCTACCGCTAGAACCTCCACTGTTGAAGTTGCTAGCCCACTACGGTTACACCGAACGGGATTCCCCCGTGATTTTGCAATCCTTTGAGACCAGGAATCTACAACAATTGCGATCGCTCACGAATGTCCCCCTGATTCAGCTCATCGCGGAACCAACGGTGATGCAGGTAGACACTCAACGTTCCTATGCAGACCTGATTACGACTGATGGATTACGGGCGATCGCTCAGTATGCTAATGGGATTGGCGTAGATAAACGTTTAATCGTTCCTGTAAATCCAGCAAACCCGGATCTATTATTGCCGCCCACGTCTCTCATCAACGATGCCCACACGGCTGGACTCTGGGTTCATCCGTATACGTTTCGCAGCGATCCAGCGTTTCTCCACCCTGCCTACAACGGTGATCCAACCGCAGAGTACAGGCAGTTTTTTGAATTAGGAATAGATGGAGTGTTTAGCGATTTTACCGATCAGGCTGTAGCCGTGCGCGATCGCTAG